A region of the Phycisphaerales bacterium genome:
GCGCTACGGCGGCGACGGCGTCGGCTTGTTTCGCAGCGAGTTTCTCTTTCTCGCCCACGATCGCGACCCATCGGAGGAAGAGCAGTACGAGGCGTTCCGCGACGCGGTGCGCATGAGCAAAGGCCGGCCGATCACCATCCGCACGCTGGACCTGGGCTCAGACAAGTACACGCAGGGCCGCTCGGAGTCGCCCGAGCGCAATCCCGCGCTGGGCTGCCGGTCGATCCGCTTCTGCCTGCAGAACCTGCCGATCTTCAAGACCCAGTTGCGCGCCATCCTGCGGGCTTCGACCGAAGGCGACCTGCGGATCATGTTCCCGCTCATCACCGGTCCGCTCGAACTGCGGCAAGCCAAGATGGTGCTGAACGACGTGATGGAGGACCTCGAGGAGGAAGGGGTTGCCTTCAACCGCGACGTGCCCGTGGGAATCATGATCGAGGCGCCCTCGGCGGCGATCATGAGCCACGCCTTTGCCCGCGAGGTGGATTTCTTCTCGATCGGGACGAACGACCTGATTCAGTACACCTTGGCGGTGGACCGGACCAACGAGCGGGTGGCGAACCTCTATTCCGCGGCCCATCCGGCGGTCCTGCGGCTCATCAAGGACTGTATCCGTTCGGGTCGGCGCGGGGGCATTGGCGTCAGCCTTTGCGGGGAAATTGCTTCGGACCCAGACTACATCATGTTGCTGATCGGGATCGGGCTGCGTAATCTTTCATTGGTTCCATCGGCGATACCCGACATCAAGAGGGTCATCCGCGCGGTCGATACCAGAACGTGTGAACTTATCGCCCGGAAGGTCGGTTCGTTCGATTCTGAGCGTCAAGTCCTGAATTTCATTCGAGATGAGACGCGCAAGGTAATGCCCGAGGGGTACGACGGTCGTTCCGTCGGCGGCGGGTCGGCTTGACCGATACGCCCCCTCTTTCGAATCACGCCTGCTGCGTGCTGTTCATGTTGCCGGATCGGTCGCCCCGTCGCCCTGGTGGGTGGCAGAGTTGATTCCGATCAGGCCCGGTCCCTCAGAAGGACCAGTGGTGACGCCGCAGCGACAATCGAGCAGCGCCCATGACGGGCGGACGGATGGCCGATGGTCGCGCTGAGCGCACAGTCAGTCTTGCCGAGCGGTGGAATCCACTCCGGCCGGCTGCGCGCTGCGTCCGTCTCTCCAGCCGAGCCTGATCCCTGGCCGCGCCGATTGACCACACGGAAAGACCGTGGTCCATGGCCTCCATCAAAAAGCAACTGATCGTCAACCACGCGCCCGGCGACGAGACGCGCATCGCACTGCTCGAAAACGGGCGGCTCGAAGAAATCTACACCGAGCGCGAAGCGCACAGCCTTCACGTCGGCAACATCTACCTGGGCAAGGTCGTCAACGTCGAGGCGGCCATCCAGGCGGCGTTCATCGACTTCGGAGTCGGTCGCAACGGGTTCCTGCACGTCTCCGACCTGCACCCGATGCACTTCCCCGGCGAGGACTCGGACACCACCGAGGCCGTCGGCCAGAAGACCCCCCACCGCCAGCGCCCGCCGATCCAGCACTGCCTTAAGCGCGGCCAGCAGATCCTCGTGCAAGTGCTCAAGGAGGGCATCGGCACCAAAGGCCCGACGCTGACGAGTTACCTCTCGATTCCCGGCCGGCTGCTGGTCATGATGCCGCACATGGAGCAGCTGGGCGTCTCGCGCAAGGTCGAAGACCTCGACCAGCGCCGAGCGATGCGCAAGATCCTCGATTCGCTCGAGCTGCCCGAAGGATTCGGCTTCATTCTCCGCACCGCAGGACTCACCGCACTCAAAACCGAACTCAAGCGCGACCTGGCCTACCTGCAGCGCCTGTGGAAGACGATTGAGAACCAGCGAGCCACCGCCAAGGCGCCCGCCGAGTTGTACGTCGAATCCGATCTGCTCATCCGCACGATTCGCGATGTTTCCGCAGCCGACCTCGAACAGATTGTCGTTGACGACGAGCAGGCGATGGATCGCGTGGTCGAGTTTTTGCAGATCGTCGCGCCGCGGCGCAAGGGGCCGGAGGTCGTGGCCTACCGCGATCGCGTGCCGATCTTCCACCGCTTCGGCGTCGAAGAACAGTTGCGCAGCACGCGTTCGCGCGAGGTGCCGCTGCCCGGCGGCGGTTCGATCATCATCGACTCGGCAGAAGCCATGGTCGTCATCGACGTGAACTCGGGCCGCATGCGCCAGTTCCGCGATGCCGAGACCACGGCCTTTCGAACCAACATGCAGGCCATCGACGAGATCACGCGTCAGTTGCGTTTGCGCGACCTCGGCGGCCTGATCGTGCTCGACACGATCGACATGAACTCAGGCGAGCACCGCCGCGAACTCGAAACGCGCCTGCGCGAGAACCTCAAGCGCGACCGGGCCAAGACTGAGTTTTTGCGCATCAGCCAGTTCGGCCTGATCGAGATGACGCGCCAGCGCATGCGGCCGCCGCTGCGCAAGGCGCATTCCATGCCGTGCCCCACGTGCGAGGGGCGCGGCTTGCTGGTCACGCCCGATTCGACGGCCAACGAAGCCATGCGCGACATGGCGTACTGGATCGCGCACCCGCGCGTGGCGTCGCTCGAAGTGGCGGTGGGCCAGGCGGTGGCGGGCGTGCTGCTCAGCCGCAAGCGCCGCGAGATCGTCGCGATCGAAACGGAAACGGGCAAGCGCATCGACATCCGCGTGAGTCATGAGATTGCGCCTGAGCGCGTGGACTTCTACGCCTACGACGACCGCAAGACGGATCTGGAACTCGCCGCGCTGGCCTCTTCGTTCCCCAAGGAGCTGCCGCCGCTCGAACCTCGGGCGGTCACGCACGAGCCGGAGCGCGTGGTGCGCGAGATCGCGCTCGCCGAGCCGCCTGATGAGGACAGCGAAGTCGAAGTGCAGGTGCTCGAAGCGGGTGAAGATGAGCAGCCTGAACTGGGCGAACCGGCCGAGCAGGGCGAACCGGGCGAAGCCGGTCAGCGCAAGCGCAAGCGCCGCCGCCGTCGTTCGAAGAAGGGACGCGAGGGAGGCGAAGGCGCACCAGCCGAGCAGCCCACCCGGCAACCGGAGCCTTCAGCCGCTGCTGCCAATGGCGAAAGCGCCTCGGGCGGCAAGAAGAAGCGCCGGCGGCGCGGCCGCCGCGGACGCGGCAAGTCGGGCGAGCCTGGTGAGGCCGCGCAAACGAAAGCAGCGGTGGATCAGGAGATTTCCGCCGAACCGGCGCCAGAAGCAACCGCGCCAGCGCCTTCGCAAAGCGAGGCACGAGGTGAGCAGGCCGAGTCCCGCCCACCGGCTGAAGCGGGAAAGAAGAAGCGGCGACGGCGGCGCTCGCGGCGCAAGGGAGATGCGGAAGCGGGCGAGCAGGCAGCCGCCGAAGCGGTGGCCGAGTTCGCCGACGCCGCCGGGGCCTCAGAAGCATCGGAGCCATCTCAAGCCGCGGATTCGGCCGGCGAGGCTGCGTCAGAAGCAGCGCGCAGCAAGAAGAAGCGCCGCCGAAGGTCGAAGAACTCATCGGCGGAGAATGCGGCGGAGAACGGCAAGCCCCGTTCATCTGCCGCGCCAAGCAGCCCCGCAGCGGAACCGGCCCCGAAGGCGGCATCAAACGGCTCGGCCAGCGAGCGCCAGGCCGAGCAGGCGGAAGTGAAGATCTCCAAGCCCCGCCGCCGCCTCTACGGCAGCCGGCGGCGCCTCACCGCCGCCGAACTCGCCAGCGTTCAGCCCGCAGACGAGGCATAACTCTCGATGCCAGCCACCAGCCGCACCAGACGCGTGATCGTGCTCGGCTGCACCGGTTCGATCGGCCGCTCCACGCTGCACGTGATTGAGCATCTCAACTCGATCGAGCCGGGCTCGCTGGAGATCGTCGGCCTCGCGACAGGTTCGAACGTCGAACTCATGCGCGAGCAG
Encoded here:
- the ptsP gene encoding phosphoenolpyruvate--protein phosphotransferase, producing MQLLKGIGVSPGVVIGRAFVLDDIALHVPKRHISTSDIPHQHERLDAAVAASIAELQALRDRIAREFDPEAAKILEFHIFLLRDDNFLEPVHQRIQEQEVTADWAVTYEIQAMADKFRALDSEAFRSKVSDLLDLDRRLLRHLVGETQSRLKQVEGEVVIVAHDLTPSQTVGLDTNHVKAFVTDAGGRTSHTAIMARSIAIPAIVGLERSMTDIFEDDLLIVDGDRGVLIIDPDEATLEQYGKRIEVRKTYQKSLADVAREPAETTDGVRIKLYGNIEFPFEVELVERYGGDGVGLFRSEFLFLAHDRDPSEEEQYEAFRDAVRMSKGRPITIRTLDLGSDKYTQGRSESPERNPALGCRSIRFCLQNLPIFKTQLRAILRASTEGDLRIMFPLITGPLELRQAKMVLNDVMEDLEEEGVAFNRDVPVGIMIEAPSAAIMSHAFAREVDFFSIGTNDLIQYTLAVDRTNERVANLYSAAHPAVLRLIKDCIRSGRRGGIGVSLCGEIASDPDYIMLLIGIGLRNLSLVPSAIPDIKRVIRAVDTRTCELIARKVGSFDSERQVLNFIRDETRKVMPEGYDGRSVGGGSA
- a CDS encoding Rne/Rng family ribonuclease, with protein sequence MASIKKQLIVNHAPGDETRIALLENGRLEEIYTEREAHSLHVGNIYLGKVVNVEAAIQAAFIDFGVGRNGFLHVSDLHPMHFPGEDSDTTEAVGQKTPHRQRPPIQHCLKRGQQILVQVLKEGIGTKGPTLTSYLSIPGRLLVMMPHMEQLGVSRKVEDLDQRRAMRKILDSLELPEGFGFILRTAGLTALKTELKRDLAYLQRLWKTIENQRATAKAPAELYVESDLLIRTIRDVSAADLEQIVVDDEQAMDRVVEFLQIVAPRRKGPEVVAYRDRVPIFHRFGVEEQLRSTRSREVPLPGGGSIIIDSAEAMVVIDVNSGRMRQFRDAETTAFRTNMQAIDEITRQLRLRDLGGLIVLDTIDMNSGEHRRELETRLRENLKRDRAKTEFLRISQFGLIEMTRQRMRPPLRKAHSMPCPTCEGRGLLVTPDSTANEAMRDMAYWIAHPRVASLEVAVGQAVAGVLLSRKRREIVAIETETGKRIDIRVSHEIAPERVDFYAYDDRKTDLELAALASSFPKELPPLEPRAVTHEPERVVREIALAEPPDEDSEVEVQVLEAGEDEQPELGEPAEQGEPGEAGQRKRKRRRRRSKKGREGGEGAPAEQPTRQPEPSAAAANGESASGGKKKRRRRGRRGRGKSGEPGEAAQTKAAVDQEISAEPAPEATAPAPSQSEARGEQAESRPPAEAGKKKRRRRRSRRKGDAEAGEQAAAEAVAEFADAAGASEASEPSQAADSAGEAASEAARSKKKRRRRSKNSSAENAAENGKPRSSAAPSSPAAEPAPKAASNGSASERQAEQAEVKISKPRRRLYGSRRRLTAAELASVQPADEA